The following coding sequences are from one Nicotiana tabacum cultivar K326 chromosome 1, ASM71507v2, whole genome shotgun sequence window:
- the LOC107782368 gene encoding uncharacterized protein LOC107782368, translated as MGFDEMEPIFGRVNAEWSAPHKTPLKPFLFHVHGLPSDPSTLRVCATDFHSNTWDSLKSAQELEDMRDRTGIGGSWSDFVDYLIASVKSEDVKLVMDGHSKLGGAAHAKLVAQKAKGMPRIAISLSKLVDTSATEAMANISLELYKTFTNVHNLLKTEQKQCSELTNVLSEEKQEKNETGQYSKRQKLQKITEKTASDIATVRISLESPDKQAAQPPSTKVTNRVVPAHRRARVRGVLLHDTEDETQD; from the coding sequence ATGGGGTTTGATGAAATGGAACCAATTTTTGGGAGGGTAAATGCAGAGTGGTCAGCCCCTCACAAAACCCCATTGAAGCCTTTCCTCTTTCATGTTCACGGGTTGCCAAGTGATCCCTCTACTCTTCGTGTCTGTGCCACTGACTTCCATTCAAATACATGGGACTCTTTGAAGTCTGCCCAGGAGCTTGAAGATATGAGGGACAGAACTGGTATAGGAGGCTCTTGGTCTGACTTTGTAGATTACCTTATAGCTTCCGTAAAGTCTGAAGATGTGAAGCTTGTCATGGATGGACACTCAAAACTTGGAGGTGCTGCACATGCAAAATTGGTTGCTCAAAAAGCAAAGGGGATGCCAAGAATCGCTATATCACTTAGTAAACTTGTGGATACTTCAGCAACTGAGGCAATGGCAAATATTTCTCTGGAGCTCTACAAAACCTTTACAAATGTACATAATTTGCTTAAAACTGAACAAAAACAATGCTCTGAGTTGACAAATGTTTTGTCAGAAGAAAAGCAGGAAAAGAATGAAACTGGTCAGTACTCAAAAAGACAGAAATTGCAGAAGATTACTGAGAAAACAGCCTCAGATATTGCAACCGTCCGTATCTCACTGGAGTCTCCAGATAAGCAAGCAGCACAACCTCCCTCTACAAAGGTGACTAACCGTGTGGTACCAGCGCATCGTAGGGCCAGAGTCCGAGGTGTTCTTTTGCATGATACTGAAGATGAGACACAAGATTAG